The Canis lupus dingo isolate Sandy chromosome 34, ASM325472v2, whole genome shotgun sequence genome contains the following window.
GCCTCTTGAATATGTTGATTATGGgatgaaaataaattctttgggGGTAGAACTGATCCCCTTGGGGCCCCCCGTAATCTAAAAGGACACCCAGCAAATTCCAGTTAGACCCACTGATCTTACACTGACCTCTGTGACCTATCCAGAGATTGCTCACTGAGGGTCCCACATTTACCTTGGAGAACCCAAATCCTCAGTCTTCTCCATACACTCAGTGCAGCCCCTAAATCATGCTAGAGTCAACTCTCTTTATTCTAGATTCCCAGGTTGAACAGGCTGTATGGATCCCTGTGCAAGCCCACCCAGGCCTCAGTGAGCACCCCCTCCATACACAGAGCAGTCGCCCCACCCAGGGTCTTCCCCAAAGCTCCTGGCCTGTGTGGCCTCCTAGAGCGGTACCATGGATAGACTCCAATGGCTTTTTCAGGCCATTCTATAGATACGTGGATGTGCTTACATTTGCTTTGTGAATTTTGGCATCATAGTTCACGCAGGCAGGTTCTAAACATGAGGGAGTATCTCAGCCCTCAGGTATCAGATGTTCATGACTGGGTAATCAGAGTCAGGGTCTACACGGTCCCCTGAAATAAACTTGTCCAAAGAGGCAAGTCCATAACAGGGGATGACAGAAGGCTATGCAGTTGGCACGAAAGGCCCCACCCGACAGGGCTGGGAAGGGGAGAAAGCAGAGGCAGCTGATAACAAAAGTGCTACTACCTGAGGCCATTCCCAACAGAGTTCTGAGATCCAGGGCCACACCTGAGCACAAGGCAGTGTCCAGGGTCCCAGTCCAGACACAGGCCCAGGTCCAGCCAAGCTGGGCACAAAACCAGAGCGCCTCGGCAACAAGAGCACCATCAGGGGAGGCCCGAGGGCTGAGCTGTGGCCTGCTGATCCCTCCATTAGAGCTAGGGCTGGTCCAGACGGACTGTGGGGGGCCTGGGTGCGATGCACAACCGCAGAGCCTCAGGCGGGGGGAGGAGACAGACAGgtgagggagagcagagggaagaggcctAAACATGAGAACAGGGCTTGACTGCACAGGCTCAACAAATGAGGGAGTCACACCAACTGGATTTGGAAGCTCAGCGGACACTTGgagccctggctctgctacttaacCTGCCATGGACGACTAACTTACCTGCCTCTATAGTCGACTCAGCTACTGGTTGCTTCAGCTATAAACTCACGGAATCATCATCTCCCATCTCCCACACAGTCACAGGGTGTGGACGATAGGGTGACATCTGGGAAAACGCCTGGTCACGTCCCCATTCAGACGCTGCATGCCTTTGCTTACTTCACAGTGCTGCGTGGTCATCATCTCACAGCGACACTCCAGATCTCTTTCTTGGGATAAATCATCTGGGGTCTGATGCCAGGTGATACAGAGGGCTAGGGTATCCCACCCGAGCCCAAGGCTTCTGATCTCCTGTCTCCAAATTCACATGCAGGGCTTCAGGCTGGGGACTGAGAAGGACAGTAAGAATCAaatcctctcctctttctccaacCCACGGGTGCAAGAACTTTCCATGCACGGTTGGAGGCCTGGAATGGGGTCAGTGCTCAGTGGGGTGGGTTAGCTCAAGGACACACAGTCCCCTGTCCACCCTTTAGTCTCATCCAGCCGATGCCTTTAGCAGGTGAGTCACTGCCCAGACTTGCGGGCTCTCCACTTCCATCCTACACACCCAGCCAATGCTCCGCCTGCACTCACTGTCCTAGGACTCATCATCTTCAAAATAAGTTACTGGGTTTATGATTGTAAAAATAGTATCAATTCATTTTGGAGAACTAGGAAAATtcaaagaagcaaacagaaaacaccaCTAATACCTGGCATGTTTGCTTCGCCCTGCTCTTCATTTCCATCAGCTTCCGTATTTGCCTGGTTCCTGAGAAATCCATCTGACCTCTGATGCACCTCCTTGAACCCAAGGAGCCTGAGTCCCAAGGTCCTGCCTTACTCCCTTCGGTCGGCGCAGAAATGGGGCCGCACGGCAAGGGTTAAAGGCATTACTAGTTCGCAGTGATTGAAATGTAATGAGGACAAGACGCTAAATTAAAGTTCATTGCAGAATAAAAGTGTATGTAGTCACACTCGTAAGAGCTACCATGAGTGCCTTGGAGAACCTGGCGATACAATTACGTAGAGCTAAGTGAGTAAATCCACACACAGAAGATGAGATTGGCTGTCGGCAAAAGTCATTTTAAGACCAGTCGCCTCACGCGGACCGCTGGCAGGCCGTGACGACACACGGAAGCAGCAGCCCGGCCAAAGCGCTGACGTATCCGCAGCAAGACGGGGTAGTCTGTGGAGCACGGGGAAGGGAGAGCGGAAGGCAGGCCCGCGGCGTTTCTCCCACCCTGCCCGGGAGCAGCCCACCGAGGCCCGGCCGCAGCCCGCGGGCAGGTGGAGGCTGGGTAGAGGCCGGCAGCCCTCGCCCTCCGCTCTGCTCCCAGGTTCCCTAGCGGCCTCCTGACTCAGCCTCCAGCCACCTGAGGGGGGCGAGGTCTACAGAGCCAGCGACTGGGGCAGAGGGCCCAGAACTGAGGTCCAGGGCCAAGGTACCTGCCCGGTTCAAGTGTGACTCCCGCCAAGCTGTGCCACTTGGGGCGAAAATATTCACTCCCTGAGCACTTTTTCCCGGTCCATGGAGTGCAGGGCCGAAATCTCCCTCAGGGGTGCTGTGAGGCTTGCCTGCAGAAAGCAGGAAGCTTGGCTAGAATTAGTAATAATAACGCCGGCAGCCGGGGTGGCtgagaggtttagcgccgccttccgcccagggcatgatcctggagacccgggatcgagtcccacgtcgggctccctgcatggggcctgcttctccctctgcctctctttctctgtgtccctcacgaataaataaaatcttaaaaaaaaaaacaataatgccACTGTTAATACTGACATGTCAATTTATTCAGCAGTCTCTAGGAAGGTTATTCAATGAAATCCAACCCCAGGAGCTGCTCTTTTTTAGGTGTGAATTAAAGAATCGAGCCTCTGGATTTGCCACGCTGAGGTCTGGACCCTGTGCCTTGGTGATGAAGCGACTGCACCCCCAAGGACCTGTGGTTAGAACTGTCTCACATGGCCTGTGTAAACCAAATACAAAGCTGTGGCTTTGCTGAACTAAAAGACTGTAGGGGAATCTAAGTTTTATTAGTATAAAATGATGTAGACAACAAAAAAGTTCTTGTTACCAAGTGTTCTGGGAGTTGTTGTGAGCAGTTGACCGTATGACCAACATGGGTCATAATACTCACCTGCGCTTCATAGTTGTTGTAAAGTCTAAGTGTAATAATGATGTAAACTGCGTATTTCCTGGCACAAAGCAAGCACTCAATACGTGTTTCACATTTCACAAGTGcgggttttggtttttgttttgtttagttcaCAATGTGTTACTTAAACCAGAAGGAAGCTCCCCGAGGaagaaagcagggggagagaatATTCCAAACTCCAAAATATCAGATTTGTGctggtacaaaagaaaaaattacatttattttacaagtAAGTATTTTCCTAAAGTATTCTACACAAAGGAAAGTTGAGCTGTCTGTaggaaaacaatataattttaggaaattaCAGAAGGGTCAACATTGTGCTTAAAACTTTAAAGCAGACAGGTGCAAAAACTAGCATAGCACAGTAACTGGATATTGCAAGGTATGAACAGCCTTAAAAAGTGAATGTGGACACAATGATATGGAAGCTCAGTATTAAAGCCTCTAGTGATGATTTGCTTTCAGAACCTGTTCATACTAAGAGCACTGCTTCAGTCTAAACAGAACCCAAAGAACTCAAAGCACTAACAGAAGCATGGCCCTTTCACACGCAGTACAGTCAACTCTCCATGCCCCAGAGTAATGAAAGGGAGCAGtgacataacatttttaaaaggtaaatagtTCCAAAATTAATTCTGAGAAGTGCCCTTATACTTCTGTTTGGAGGTGAGAAATACTGACATCCCTGGAATTCAAAGCAACAATAGAGCCAGTAGAACTCctacttctttccctctgccttctccccagtGGCAAGAGGCACATATTATTTACCAAAAAGCCTAAAATGCAACTGGCCTCCTCAGCTCTGGCTCCCACCTCCTGTCTGGAGATGGGAGTAGGACAGAAAACCGTTAAAATATTTCCCACCTGTAAAAAGCCAAAACATGTCAATACAACTTTGCAATcaagatggaaaagaaatcaagagctgacgtataaatattagtttaacttgtgcttttttttccttgcctggCGTATTTATAGCGCCAAACATATCTGGGTATTTTGACAGCTTTCTAAAATAGGTGGTGTCCTGTTACCCAAATAGAGAAATTTGTATAAAAGGAGTTTGTTATGATTAATCCCAAGAGAATGGTTTCAAATAGGCCAGGAAGtggaggttaaaaaataaaaccaccagtCCTAAAACAGTATCAAATCCTAGATCAAATCCAAAAGCTACTTCAGGACAACCActtcatggttttgttttggtttaggtggtttcatttgttttggttttgtattaCCTTGAAGTACATGTCTTCCTCTTCTAGGAAAACAACTGATTTTTCTCCAGGGTTTTCCTCAAATTcttcaattcttaaaaattacaaGGTAAAAAAATACCTAATTTGACTGTAAAGCCATATTTGTTAATGTACCAAATAGTTTTAACCACAAAagcattttaattgttttgtcttttctcataAAAGTTATGAGCATATTTGAAacttcaaaattctaaaataaatattggtttgATAAGAAAGCTAAATTCCATACAGGACTTACTTTGCATCTTCCACCTAACAGCCTTTACACCAACTTTCAGGTAGTGGGAATGGTGTGCCAGGTTTACATCAAAACCCCCAAAAGCAGTTTCTCCATCCACACAACCCAACTCTTTGCTCTCAGTGAGCAAACTCACACTATAAAGTTTTCATGTATAAGTATTAACCAAAACACTACTTAACATGACTGTGTTTGAGGTCTATAATACACATCGCAGTCTAAACATTTTCTAAAGTGCCTATAAATATGCTTATACAAATGAGCAATATAATATCAGGTTTACAGAGAAATtcctttatataatatataacagaTAGGCCTAGAATTTAAGttgtaaatatacatttttatatcctTATCAGTTGTTTTTGGAATgcaagcaaaaagaaacaattctggttcaatcatatatatgattttcagAGAATTATTAACAGTGCCAGGACAAAGAAATTCTTGCTTGTGCTTGTTTAGAAAAGGCTATTTTTAGATCCAGGAGCATCTGATATTTAGAATCCAATGGAATATCTCCAATTCTATAAAATAGTAGCAAGTGAAGCTTAGTGAGTTTTAATTACAAAGAGATTGTgcaaatatttaaagtgattatcAACCATTATTAAATccaaaaattccattaaaatcaTGGGTAATCTGACTGGCAGTTCAGGAGTTTAAAAAAGAGGAACCTAGGCCAAAGTCATAGATGTTACTGATAAAGGCTCTGGCCCTGACACAGCCAGCTTCAGGTCACAGCCCTGTGACCACATATTTCCATGGCTTTGGAGACCTGGTGGTTGACTCCAATCAGTTTAATGAAGGGGAATGTGCGCCCAGAGTTTAGAACTGATAGGAAAGGTGTAGAGAAAGAATACCTTCCATCTGGCCCCCCGGGGGGCTTCAGTTAGCTCCCCCCCAGGGCAGGTACACACAACCTGATGTTGCTGCTACAACCCTGAGTACACAGCGGCTGGCTACACTGCTCGGCTCAAAGGATTGGGCTTCATGCCCTCCCCTTCAGCTGGCTTCTCCACCATGGGAGGCACTGAGGACTCGGGCAGGCCCATCAGATGTCTATCCCCCAGCCATCTGGGCCAGGgaagcccctctccccacccctgcctccacctgcccttTCCTGTACCCTGCTGTTCTGGAGCCCCTCTCACCACCTTCCTGGTTAGACTAGTTGACTCTAAGTTTTGGTAGCAGGAACTTTATGCTGCATTCTCATCTAGCATAGGAAGTTTTAACTAACACTGTTTTCAAAGGAATATGCATCCTCTGCTTTCTAAACCCTAGGGATGTTTTGGGCACCTAAACCTAACGGAGCGCTTAGAAATCACTTTAGAACTACAGATACAACTAAGAAAGCAGACTCTGCCTACAGTGATTTGTGAAGGATGCCAAATGGAGGCTTCAGGCAAGAACACAATGGGCctcttcttatttcttaaaatacaaactAACGTGACAAAGAAGAAATGTGCAAAAATGAGGACAGAGCATGAGATAATGCCACAAGAGCACGCTCATGGTTaagatataagaaatatttctctATCCCCACCTTTGATAGTTCTAGTTTCATTAGGGCCATATTTTAAACTTCCTGGATTCTTAACTACGCCTCACAGAAGGCAGATTTGGAGAAATGGCAGATAAGCAACTCACACAAAAACACcttatataaatgcaaattagGAGAATTCTGAAGAGAGCTAAATAAGAAAGTGTTATTCACTATTTtgtgagagaaaagagaacatgtACAACAGACTATGACTATTACTGTAGTAAAGTGAatattacacaaaatattttctcctgactTAGCAGCACACTATTTCAACTGCTTTTgcatttgcattaaaaaatccATGCATCATactgaattctattccattttCTCACCTAAGCCATTCTAATGCTTCATACAACCAAACGAAGCAGAATTAATCAAACCTATTAGATTCATTCCTAATCCCTAAAGGACTGCTGTCTTTAGCATTTCCATGCTAACTAAaactattattgatttttttttcttaagacgtCAGATGTGGCTGCCTCCTAAATATAATACCTATATAACTTCCTAAAAGTTTTCCCCAGATTTGAAGAACAACTAAGAAAACAGGGAAATGCTGAGGAACCCACCCAAGAGGCTAGCTTGAATGCTGCAACACATTCTCCAGGGCAAGCctaatctctctctccttgccctgGGTTCCCAGAGCACTCTGGATCCCGTGACCTGCATGCGTTGGCCCAGTCCTCTGTTGGACCGTGGACCCCCTCCTGTCAGGAGTCAGGGCTCATTCAGTCTGCATGCCCATGCTGCACCCTGCAGAGTGGAGCACTCAGCTAAAGCTGGACTGAACATGAAACTGCAGCTGTCAGCTCTTCTTCAGTGAAGGTCTAGCTCCACCCCAGATCATGCACAGTATGCGACCACTGGCCATAACTAGGCGTTGAACGGGGTCTTCGGGAACCTCCAAAAGTAAGCCGAGGCAACAGTGGCCCAGACCCATGCAGGtggtgggaagaagggaaaagggacAGAATGGCACCTACTGGTGCCCTCTCTGTTCCCCTCTCATGAGCTGATTCCCATATGACCCTAGCAGGGGAAGGATCCCTGTCAGCACGCAAGAGGAAGGCCtagagggctgtgtgtgtgtgtgtgtgtgtgtgtgtgtgtgtgtgtgtgtgaagaactGGCTCCTTCACTGCCTCCTTCACTCCGGGTAGCTCCTCAACCTGATCCATGATACTCTGCCATCATCACGTCATTGCTTTCGAAGTTCCCCGTGAAATTAAGGCTGGGTCACAATTCATGACACCAGATGCTACATAGAAAATAAGTCgagatacaaaagaaaaccatttataagaaaaagaatgtttcagTTATAAGACTAATGTAAGAGTGATGCTAATCAGCAGATGGTTGTTAGGGGTAGAAAATACCAACTGCATTGGAAAAAGGATCCATCAGGCAAAAGTACAAAAGCTCAGCATGGATCAGAGGCCATGGCTTCCTGCTTCGACTCTCACACGGTGGTTTCTATTGTCTCAATCACTTCCAGATCAGACTGCGAGGGGGAGAGAAGGGTGCACTCATCCGGCTCCCAGCTGCTCTCTGGACTGTAATCTTCCTCTGAACTCAGTTCTGCTCCTTCTTCCGTGTCCTCATCACACGATTCCACATAGTGAGCCCCGATCGCATTGATCCCGGAGTCCTCAGAACTCGAGGGAGAAGAGCAGTGATCTATTTTTGGTGTATTGCTCTCTCTTGAAATTAAGGCATCGTGTGCAGAGACCTCCTCAGGGCTCATTTTGTGGGAATGCGGCGTTGGCTGCTTCTGCACATAACACATCTTCCCATTAATACATTTAACCTGATAGTTGTCGATAAAGAGGTCTGAGATCATACAGTACCTTGGTGAGTCAGGGGGTAGGGGTGGCTGGAAGACAGATGCAAATTTCAAAAAGTGTTCAGTGAGTGACACTGAGATCTGAATGGTGTTTGTGGGTTCTCGAGGCTTTGCAGGAATCTCAGTGCTTGGAAGCTGCTCCACAGGGGTCATAGGCTGATACACATATTTACCTGTGGGGAACACAAAAAAGCGGTTAAACTCTAAGAGTATAACACAAACTACATTAACGTAGCTATACCAGTTTCTTTCTGAGGActcagatgttttaaaaaatattttaacatcaaaAGAAACCAGTAACAGAATCATTCAACATTGTTATAAtcaatgaaaaatacagcatagtaCATAATAACATTATGGTATTTTCATCTAAGAAACTCAACACACTGTAAGTTTTAATTTATGTCTTTCTAATATCTCTGAAGTGGGTatacactaaaatatttattttatagacaatTTTCAATGTTCTACCCTTCACACTATAGTACCAAATGCCCACCATATAGTATGGTAAAAAACATGCTATAAAATAGCATACTATAAAATTCTAATTCCATTCTATCTTTAATAATTAAGTATTAACATATGtgttaatatatacatttaaaaactgaaggGCTATATACCAATTTATTATCAGGATTACAGAAAACTTTCACATTTTAGGTTTCTGTTttaatcagaatatatatatgcacacatttaaTAGGTAATGGTCTACAGAGTTGTCTAGCTACCAGCAATGGCTGGGGCAAGGTAATAAAGTGTTAAATTATCTCTTTCAAGACCCAAGCTCATCCATGGCCCAATAAAGAGATGTTCTCCCTGCCACCACTCCACTAGCACTGAACAACCCAAGCCAGCAGAAGCAAGGGTAGGAATGGTGTAGGGGATGACCGACTAGGTGTTTCCAGGAAACCAAGAAGCTTATCTCCAAACTTTCTGCTCTGAGCAGGGTTTCACATAGTTCATCATGGAAGAGAACCCTAAATAGATTTGTTCCTAatgtgtctctttcttctttctcttttacttcacTCAACATTTTGCAAGCCTCTAAGCCACTTTCCTTAGCAAGTGCTAAGGAAACAGAGAGGAGTCTGTACATCTAAAATGACTTCAaaatagaaatttggaaataaaacaaacaaacaaaaagccaaatcTGAAAAACTCAGACAAAGCAGCAACAACTTGTCGGCACCATCTTGGGTTTTTCCTAATACAGTTGATTATCAATCAGTACACACTGTATCTTCTGCGTATTTATGACAGTGCTTTTTAACCTTAGCACTATTGCTATTTTAGACCAGATAATTCCTTGTTGTAGGGGGCTGTCCTATACACTgtagggtgtttagcagcatccctgacatCTACCCATTTAGAAGCCTGCACCTCCTCTGCAGGCTATGACAATCAAAactgtctccagatattgccataGACTCTTAGGGGTCAGAATCGCCCTGGCTGAGAACTACTGCCTCATGGGTGTCTCTTTCTAAGCAACTCACTCATTGTGCATGGCACCTGCTCCTGTTTATTTCTTGGTCACACTGGAAATTCTAGGACAGAAATCACATCGTAAGGAAAACTACCTTAGACGTTTTAACAACTTATTTAGGCTTTGGAAGAACAGTAATTTCAGATCAGAAATGTGAGCAGCAAACTAGGCCATAAATAGTGCAACATCAGTAATCTATTAAGATCAATCAGCCtacctatattttttatttgtttcctattgTACAAAATGTAGGCTTAGTTGTTATAAttagattcctcaaaaaatacaTTCAGCTTCATTCTGGAGTAACACACAGAAAAGGTACACTTAAAACTGTTAAGCCTTTGGGTTCCTAGGTCTGCTTTGAAGCCTGGACATATATCATGCAAACCCAATATGGTCTGATAAAAATACAAGTGAGAAGAACCCATCACACCTCCCTGGGGAACTATGTTTCAAATATaccagttatctttttttttaaagactttattatttgacagagagcacaagtaggggaatggcagagagagagaggtagaagcaaGCTCCCCGATGAGCAgcaagcctgacatggggctcgatcccaggactctgggactaTGATCTGAGCTGacgacagatgcttaaccaactgagccacccaggagcccctcaaataTGCCagttatctttatttctttattatctgtAAAGATAGTATAGCATTACTACTTTCCAAGAAAAGTTCAAATCAACAGGACTAATAGTTTGGTATAATAGGACCTCCACATCCAAGCATCACAGGCATTATCAGCCGAAGGGGAAAAGAAGGCAGAACTTTGAGCCTCCCCTCCAATCCTCTAGCCCcaagagaaatacaaagacaTATCCTGCAAGGGCAGAGAAGGGACTACTTGCAAAACTTGGGGGACCACTCTCCTTATGTTCACAGAGCGGAGGTTGGTCTTTTCTATTCTTGGTTGCTGGACTGGTGGTGACTGAATTCACGAGGTTGTGGATGACAGGCACTCAAGAAATGCCTGCAATAGGATGCTCATGAAGTTCATTCTGGCCCAAGTGACCTTTGGTTTAGTTATCCACTTGTCACATCTGTAGAAGTTTACAGAAGTTCTTCCTTAGACTCACAGGGTTCAGGGTTTATTTAGGCCACAGGAGGAGGGACTCCATTAAGCTTGACTTTGGGACTTTTGTAACCACTCTGTCCTACTCTCACTTACCCCACGTGGCCCtaccctcttttcctcctttgtgcTTCTTCAAGAattctttgctctttctcctcatctcagttcttctatgtctttctttctctagtCCTGTCTTCTCcaaagctctgtttttcttccttgaagTGTAGCAAAAGAGAAATGCAGCTGGGAGACAAAGATGTGCAGAATACTGCATTCCAGATCCCATCTGCTTCTGTAAGTTACACCTATTAAATATGCTTACTCTGAGCTAAGGTGACAGCCCATTATCTGGTGGCATGGGGATACAGATGCATAGAGGAaggcacagaagaaaaaaaaacagtaaagatgaaaaaaaaattaaaaataaaaaaacagtaaagatgGCCAGATGAGAAAGTAGGTTTAGTAAACATCTTTCAAACACCAATTATGATATAAATACTATACTGCTTTTCTTATAAACACAtaattaacaggagaaaacaaaCTCTATTAAGGATTTGGTTTTGTAAAGAGTCCAGAAGGGTTTGTACTTTGCTCCACTCCCCAGTAACGTCTGCCTTGTGGTATACTATACTGAGAGTCTATGTTTGTAATGATAGCCCTGAAGTATCACAAGATCCTGaattatcagagaaattcaaTTATGTCTGCTATACTGTACTTACTAAgggcaaaaaaaaatgaactaacaCACTGCAAAAGCAAGGACTGAAACAAAGGGGGTATCTGGCCACTTAGCCAGGAAATTCAATAACCACTATACTCTGTTCTCTGGACAGTCCTTTTAATTAAGGGTTTACTAtgttacttaaagaaataaatagatgagaacttttaaaacttaacaatctctaaaaggaaaagattctgagagagagacaggactTGCAGAACAGAAAGtagagagagtaaaagaaaaatctagatatAATCCAGCAGTTTCACCTCTGGGTGTATACCCAAAAGGAATGAAAGCAAGGTCTTAAAGAGAGCAGTTGCATAactatgttcacagcagcattattcccggtagccaaaaggtgaaagcaaCCCAACTGTCTATTGACCGATCAGTGGAAAAACAAGATGTGGAACAgatatacaatgaatattatcTAGGCTTAAAGAGTAAGGCAatccatgctacaacatggatgaccctTAAAGACAAATACTTAAGTGAATTAAGCCAAtcaccaaaagacaaatactacatgcaTGATATGACTTATATGAGCCACCTAGATTAGACGAATTCACATAGGCAGAAAACAGAATAGTGATGGCCAGTGGATAAGAGAGAACAAGGagctgtttaatgggtatagagtttcactTTTATAGGATGAAAAGTCTTCTGGAGAtgggacagtggtgatggttatacCACAATATGAATGTAGTTGataccactgaattatacactttaaaacagTTACgataataaattttatgtgtattttaccacaattttcaatactaaaaaaatcagtataatttACTATATCAACAGACTGGAGGGGAAACTCCATAGGACtcagagtatataaagaattcttacaactcagtaacaaAACAAGCAgcccaattttaaaaaagagtgaggCTGGGGTGCCTGTATGGATAAGTTGGTTGGGCCTCCAactcctgacttcagctcaggtcatgatcttggggttgtgagaccaagccctacattgggctccccactcaacagggagtctgcttgggattctctccctccctttccccctccccctgctcgcatGCTCTCAAGcacgtgctctccctctctctggggtaaataaatctttaaaaaaaaaaaaaggagtgaggtTATATAAGGGCAACAACAGGAATCCTtgtagtgatggaaatgttctgtaattTGACCATATCACTATCAATATCTTGGTTATGATAATGAATAACTGCTTTACAACTATAGCTGTCACTAGGGAAAAGCAGGTAAAGGATATATGGAATCTCTGTATTTTTTGTAAATGTACATGTGActctacaatttttttcaaaataaaaaatataatttaaaacaatgggGAAAAATCCCCAAAGAAGTGATGTTGGACCCTTTTCAATGCATTTTATTAGGAGATAACATGCTGCTGATCTCATTACAGATGATGGTAACTTTGAGCACTTGTTTAATGTGGTATCTAAGTTTCTCCAATTGAAAAGTTAGTAATTTTCCTTTATATCACTAAGAATCTTTGTGAAAAGAGAATTCTGAGACTGTGCAAAGATCCCATTTGTCACCATACTTTCACTTACTAACTTAAGCATGCACAGGTGTATCTGGTCTATTGTGGTGTTTGTCCAACAGTTACTTCCTATTTCTATCATtacttctatatttattaataagaatTCTATGTAAGCAAGAGCCATTCCTtctcctccatttatttt
Protein-coding sequences here:
- the C34H3orf70 gene encoding UPF0524 protein C3orf70 homolog, with amino-acid sequence MSAASASAPERGWKSEKVDEAQALARSCAARRPDFQPCDGLSICATHSHGKCFKLHWCCHLGWCHCKYVYQPMTPVEQLPSTEIPAKPREPTNTIQISVSLTEHFLKFASVFQPPLPPDSPRYCMISDLFIDNYQVKCINGKMCYVQKQPTPHSHKMSPEEVSAHDALISRESNTPKIDHCSSPSSSEDSGINAIGAHYVESCDEDTEEGAELSSEEDYSPESSWEPDECTLLSPSQSDLEVIETIETTV